The Antedon mediterranea chromosome 7, ecAntMedi1.1, whole genome shotgun sequence genome has a segment encoding these proteins:
- the LOC140054162 gene encoding uncharacterized protein isoform X1: MKMVKLVAISVTILVLTSQVLCQESVSYFGKFIGNFVQLAHNVQGSVYAIDDRTLWIRGFSYDGTAPDAFLWAGTTDQPSAQGEIIPKEDGSTTVRLGAYTNQDIVISLESGKVISGYRWISVWCRSFTVNFGHVYIPVGFQAPSQRSLGVLGFTPRVYNVRADDVIIVDSKTIRFENLDYDGRAPAAYFWAGNGLPSTSGFRVPDEDGDVSQTIRAYSGETITITLTGGNTVFDIDYIGLWCEAARVNFGHVLIPDMAQLNVPPSYVVEQNCEQLNDNLQVLWTIDNNIVNFQLKGIVEVDEYMSFGISGSTTSTSMIGSDVAVTWFDGQGAQAVDYNINSYAQCSGGFGACPDLSSSSRGANDLTGISGNVEDGVTSILYSRLLNTGDATDKIIPTSGETYVSWAIGPINSDGLAARHSVATEVNLPSNSGKTINFGRSPSSTCTALIGPDLRVDGWDEQTISQSVTNFQAVIGPNGGNKGYNYITGNVGWGISWYINGLLIPRLTLTRGTTYTFTVNGGNDPSNNADYHPFYLTNDPAGGYAAISASEQAMQQIYAGPTTGPICKYVSSNGMDQSEQSDTFQDYANTLSLDCDQTGTIMMFTPDGNTPDKIYYQCYTHRYLGWEIDVVDPGCATSPCMNGGLCLPTTNGYFCVCPASYSGVNCEIAGPCANNPCLNGGMCTPIGTSYQCSCMPGFSGSNCEQVDITPCGQIPCMNGGTCTNLGTTSYICSCPTSYYGQNCELVNPCSVNPCLGGGTCVADGSSYTCICPVGLSGSNCQDTTPTACDSSPCINFGTCNAIVGGYFCTCVLGYVGVNCEQPASCEQGYCLNGGQCSFDLPTATATCFCNSGFTGTRCETAFIGCNTSPCQNGGMCLEQQSTASYFCLCQNGYSGTNCEIAPVDLCTPSPCLNGGICQSLSTTEYLCLCQSGYTGTTCEQFNFCANSPCLNGGLCTSTTTGYFCTCVNSYSGANCEISPTTNFCANSPCLNGGGCTSTSSEYFCTCVNSYSGANCEIPPTTNFCANSPCLNGGGCTSTSSGYFCTCVNSYSGANCEIPPTTNFCANSPCLNGGGCTSTSSGYFCTCVNSYSGANCETPPTTNFCINSPCLNGGLCTSTSNGYFCTCVNSYSGANCEIPPTTNFCANSPCLNGGGCTSTSTGYFCTCVNSYSGANCEIPPTTNFCANSPCLNGGICTSTSNGYFCTCVNAYSGPNCETPPTIDVCSSIPCLNGGLCTSTSTGYVCECVNSYSGINCETPPAGGFCSSNPCINGGNCIGYSFGYFCECSNAFTGINCETAPTPSGECLNAPCINGGTCITSGNWYMCICPPDYMGDRCETGGTMPCANFPCLNGGSCTNVDTNTYICACLPDYSGTNCEIDNTPTLPCDSSPCINGGLCSSIGSSFYSCTCPTNYSGTNCETYTPPTGEGECARAPCQNGGLCQTSGTWYICMCPPEYIGYDCQTPTDGSAACNSMPCLNGGTCTNVGTSSFSCDCQMYYSGTTCDVYTPPTSACSSNPCRNGGLCTSIEPTSYMCDCAINYSGSNCETYTPPTDGECSRGPCQNGGTCMTSGTWYTCTCTSSYEGYNCDTPTGVTDPCSNSLCQNGATCIVNGDSYNCACLADYEGTYCDVYNPGTNACSTSPCRNGATCAIVGFSYMCTCMNGYEGTNCETFNPGEVFSCAPNPCVNNGVCTPSGNSYVCNCLPGYTGYNCDQ; the protein is encoded by the exons ATGAAAATGGTAAAGTTGGTCGCAATATCTGTTACGATATTGGTTCTCACCTCACAAG ttttatgtCAAGAATCCGTGTCATATTTTGGAAAGTTCATCGGTAACTTTGTCCAACTAGCCCACAACGTACAAGGCAGTGTATATGCCATTGACGACCGGACACTTTGGATTCGCGGGTTTAGCTACGATGGTACAGCTCCAG ATGCATTTCTCTGGGCTGGTACGACAGACCAACCCAGTGCTCAAGGGGAAATTATCCCGAAGGAAGATGGAAG TACGACGGTGAGGTTAGGCGCATATACGAACCAGGATATTGTCATATCATTGGAATCAGGAAAGGTTATTTCTGGTTACAGATGGATTTCTGTTTGGTGTCGAAGTTTTACG GTAAACTTTGGCCATGTGTACATTCCAGTCGGATTTCAAGCCCCCTCTCAACGTTCACTTGGAGTACTTGGATTTACTCCAAGAGTTTATAATGTTAGAGCCGATGATGTCATAATAGTAGACAGCAAAACCATTCGGTTTGAAAATTTAGACTACGATGGACGGGCTCCAg CTGCATACTTCTGGGCTGGAAACGGACTCCCTAGCACAAGTGGATTTAGAGTTCCAGACGAAGATGGAGA TGTGTCTCAAACTATACGTGCATATTCAGGCGAAACTATTACTATCACCTTAACTGGTGGAAACACTGTTTTTGACATTGATTATATTGGTCTTTGGTGCGAAGCAGCACGTGTAAACTTTGGTCATGTACTTATTCCAGACATGGCTCAATTAAACGTACCACCATCGTATGTTGTG GAACAGAACTGTGAGCAGTTGAATGATAACCTGCAAGTGCTATGGACCATCGACAATAATATAGTGAACTTCCAGTTGAAAGGAATTGTAGAAGTTGATGAATACATGTCGTTTGGTATCAGTGGTTCGACTACAAGTACTTCAATGATTGGATCAGATGTTGCTGTCACCTGGTTTGATGGACAGGGTGCACAAGCAGTAGATTACAATATAAATTCTTATGCACAG tgTTCAGGTGGATTTGGTGCTTGTCCAGATCTGTCCTCCAGTAGTAGAGGTGCAAATGATTTAACAGGTATATCTGGAAATGTTGAAGATGGTGTGACCAGTATTTTATATTCCAGGTTACTGAATACAG GAGATGCAACTGATAAAATAATTCCAACATCAGGGGAAACCTATGTGTCTTGGGCTATTGGACCAATAAACAGCGATGGCTTAGCTGCAAGACATTCAGTTGCAACAGAAG TAAATCTTCCATCCAACAGTGGGAAAACGATAAACTTCGGTCGATCGCCATCCAGTACCTGTACTGCTCTCATTGGACCTGATCTGCGAGTTGATGGTTGGGACGAACAGACCATTAGCCAAAGTGTAACTAACTTCCAAGCTGTGATTGGGCCCAATGGAGGTAACAAAGGCTACAATTATATAACAG GAAATGTCGGATGGGGAATCTCATGGTACATCAACGGGTTGCTTATTCCACGTCTAACATTGACACGTGGAACAACATACACATTTACAGTAAACGGAGGAAATGACCCAAGTAACAATGCAGACTACCATCCATTTTATCTTACTAATGATCCAGCCGGTGGGTATGCTGCTATATCAGCTTCGGAACAG gcaaTGCAACAAATATATGCAGGTCCAACga CTGGTCCTATCTGTAAATACGTAAGCTCAAATGGAATGGATCAAAGTGAACAGTCGGATACCTTCCAAGACTACGCTAACACATTGTCACTAGACTGTGATCAAACAGGTACAATTATGATGTTTACACCAGATGGAAATACACCAGACAAAATTTACTATCAG TGTTATACTCATCGATATCTAGGATGGGAAATAGACGTTGTTGATCCAG GATGCGCTACATCACCTTGTATGAATGGTGGTCTATGTCTTCCGACTACAAATGGGTACTTTTGTGTCTGCCCAGCAAGCTACAGTGGTGTCAACTGCGAGATAGCTGGTCCGTGTGCCAATAATCCTTGCTTAAATGGTGGAATGTGCACGCCAATAGGAACGTCATATCAGTGCTCCTGTATGCCTGGATTCAGTGGCAGCAACTGTGAACAAG TTGACATAACTCCTTGTGGTCAGATTCCTTGTATGAATGGAGGAACGTGCACAAATTTAGGTACAACTAGTTACATTTGCAGCTGTCCCACATCCTACTACGGTCAGAATTGTGAACTTGTGAATCCATGTAGTGTAAACCCATGTCTTGGTGGAGGAACATGTGTCGCCGACGGCTCCTCATACACTTGCATTTGCCCTGTGGGGCTAAGTGGAAGTAATTGCCAAGATA cTACTCCTACTGCTTGCGACTCATCACCCTGCATAAACTTTGGAACATGTAATGCAATAGTTGGAGGATATTTCTGCACGTGTGTTCTTGGTTACGTTGGAGTTAACTGTGAGCAAC CTGCTTCTTGTGAACAGGGTTACTGTTTGAATGGAGGACAATGTTCGTTTGACCTCCCAACCGCTACTGCCACTTGCTTCTGTAATAGTGGATTTACTGGTACTCGATGTGAAACAG CATTCATAGGATGTAACACTTCACCTTGCCAAAATGGAGGAATGTGTTTAGAGCAACAATCCACTGCTTCCTATTTCTGCTTATGTCAAAATGGTTATAGTGGCACGAATTGCGAAATAGCACCAGTTGACCTCTGTACACCTAGCCCTTGTTTAAATGGAGGTATTTGTCAGTCTTTGTCTACTACGGAGTATCTGTGCCTGTGTCAGTCAGGCTATACAGGCACTACATGTGAACAAT tTAACTTCTGTGCTAATTCACCGTGTCTGAATGGAGGATTGTGTACAAGTACTACCACCGGATACTTCTGCACATGCGTCAATTCATACTCTGGAGCAAACTGTGAAATTTCACCAACAA CTAATTTCTGTGCGAATTCGCCGTGTCTAAATGGAGGGGGTTGTACAAGTACTTCATCCGAATACTTCTGCACATGCGTCAATTCATACTCCGGAGCAAACTGTGAAATTCCACCAACAA CTAATTTTTGTGCGAATTCGCCGTGTCTAAATGGAGGGGGTTGTACAAGTACTTCATCCGGATACTTCTGCACATGCGTCAATTCATACTCCGGAGCAAACTGTGAAATTCCACCAACAA CTAATTTCTGTGCGAATTCGCCGTGTCTAAATGGAGGGGGTTGTACAAGTACTTCATCCGGATACTTCTGCACATGCGTCAATTCATACTCCGGAGCAAACTGTGAAACACCACCAACAA cTAACTTTTGTATTAATTCGCCGTGTTTGAATGGAGGATTGTGTACAAGTACTTCAAATGGATACTTCTGCACATGCGTCAATTCGTACTCTGGAGCAAACTGTGAAATACCACCCACCA CTAATTTCTGTGCCAATTCACCGTGTCTAAATGGAGGGGGTTGTACAAGTACTTCAACTGGATACTTCTGCACATGCGTCAATTCATACTCTGGAGCAAACTGTGAAATACCACCAACCA CTAATTTCTGTGCGAATTCGCCGTGTCTGAACGGAGGGATTTGTACAAGTACTTCAAATGGATACTTCTGCACATGCGTCAATGCATACTCTGGACCTAACTGTGAAACCCCACCAACCA TTGACGTCTGTTCCAGTATACCATGTCTTAATGGCGGCCTCTGTACTAGTACTTCTACAGGTTATGTTTGCGAATGCGTTAATTCGTACTCTGGAATAAATTGTGAAACACCACCGGCCG GTGGTTTCTGTTCAAGTAATCCGTGTATAAATGGAGGAAATTGCATTGGCTATTCTTTTGGATATTTCTGCGAATGCAGCAATGCTTTCACTGGAATCAATTGTGAGACAGCACCAACTC CCTCTGGCGAGTGCCTCAATGCCCCTTGCATAAATGGTGGAACTTGTATAACATCTGGGAATTGGTACATGTGTATCTGCCCGCCTGATTATATGGGAGACCGGTGTGAAACAG gagGTACTATGCCATGTGCCAACTTTCCATGTCTTAACGGTGGTTCATGTACCAATGTGGACACTAATACTTACATATGCGCATGCTTGCCAGACTACTCCGGCACAAACTGTGAAATAGATAACACACCAA CTCTTCCATGTGACAGCAGCCCATGTATAAATGGGGGATTGTGTTCAAGCATCGGTTCTTCCTTCTACAGTTGTACATGCCCTACTAACTATTCGGGAACGAATTGTGAAACTTATACGCCACCAACAG GAGAGGGTGAATGCGCACGAGCTCCTTGTCAGAACGGTGGATTGTGCCAAACCTCAGGGACATGGTACATCTGTATGTGTCCTCCGGAGTATATTGGTTATGACTGTCAAACGCCAACCG ATGGGTCAGCGGCTTGCAATTCTATGCCATGTCTGAATGGTGGTACATGTACAAATGTTGGCACATCATCATTTAGCTGTGATTGTCAAATGTATTACTCTGGTACTACCTGTGATGTATATACGCCACCAA CATCAGCATGCTCCAGTAACCCTTGTCGTAACGGTGGATTGTGTACATCTATTGAACCTACCAGTTACATGTGCGATTGTGCAATCAACTACTCGGGAAGCAACTGTGAAACATACACGCCACCTACCG ATGGAGAGTGCTCTCGAGGTCCCTGCCAAAATGGTGGTACATGTATGACATCGGGCACGTGGTACACATGTACCTGTACCTCATCCTATGAAGGATATAATTGCGACACACCCACTG GCGTCACGGATCCGTGCTCCAATTCTCTATGTCAAAATGGTGCCACTTGTATAGTTAATGGAGATAGCTACAACTGCGCATGCTTGGCAGACTATGAGGGAACGTATTGTGATGTCTATAACCCAG GTACTAATGCTTGTTCAACCTCCCCATGCCGTAATGGCGCCACCTGTGCCATTGTTGGATTTAGCTATATGTGTACGTGTATGAATGGGTACGAGGGAACTAACTGTGAAACATTTAACCCAG GTGAAGTGTTCTCTTGTGCGCCGAATCCTTGTGTAAACAATGGTGTTTGCACTCCTTCTGGGAATTCATATGTTTGCAACTGCTTGCCAGGATATACAGGTTATAATTGTGACCAGTAG
- the LOC140054162 gene encoding uncharacterized protein isoform X2, which translates to MKMVKLVAISVTILVLTSQVLCQESVSYFGKFIGNFVQLAHNVQGSVYAIDDRTLWIRGFSYDGTAPDAFLWAGTTDQPSAQGEIIPKEDGSTTVRLGAYTNQDIVISLESGKVISGYRWISVWCRSFTVNFGHVYIPVGFQAPSQRSLGVLGFTPRVYNVRADDVIIVDSKTIRFENLDYDGRAPAAYFWAGNGLPSTSGFRVPDEDGDVSQTIRAYSGETITITLTGGNTVFDIDYIGLWCEAARVNFGHVLIPDMAQLNVPPSYVVEQNCEQLNDNLQVLWTIDNNIVNFQLKGIVEVDEYMSFGISGSTTSTSMIGSDVAVTWFDGQGAQAVDYNINSYAQCSGGFGACPDLSSSSRGANDLTGISGNVEDGVTSILYSRLLNTGDATDKIIPTSGETYVSWAIGPINSDGLAARHSVATEVNLPSNSGKTINFGRSPSSTCTALIGPDLRVDGWDEQTISQSVTNFQAVIGPNGGNKGYNYITGNVGWGISWYINGLLIPRLTLTRGTTYTFTVNGGNDPSNNADYHPFYLTNDPAGGYAAISASEQAMQQIYAGPTTGPICKYVSSNGMDQSEQSDTFQDYANTLSLDCDQTGTIMMFTPDGNTPDKIYYQCYTHRYLGWEIDVVDPGCATSPCMNGGLCLPTTNGYFCVCPASYSGVNCEIAGPCANNPCLNGGMCTPIGTSYQCSCMPGFSGSNCEQVDITPCGQIPCMNGGTCTNLGTTSYICSCPTSYYGQNCELVNPCSVNPCLGGGTCVADGSSYTCICPVGLSGSNCQDTTPTACDSSPCINFGTCNAIVGGYFCTCVLGYVGVNCEQPASCEQGYCLNGGQCSFDLPTATATCFCNSGFTGTRCETAFIGCNTSPCQNGGMCLEQQSTASYFCLCQNGYSGTNCEIAPVDLCTPSPCLNGGICQSLSTTEYLCLCQSGYTGTTCEQFNFCANSPCLNGGLCTSTTTGYFCTCVNSYSGANCEISPTTNFCANSPCLNGGGCTSTSSEYFCTCVNSYSGANCEIPPTTNFCANSPCLNGGGCTSTSSGYFCTCVNSYSGANCEIPPTTNFCANSPCLNGGGCTSTSSGYFCTCVNSYSGANCETPPTTNFCANSPCLNGGGCTSTSTGYFCTCVNSYSGANCEIPPTTNFCANSPCLNGGICTSTSNGYFCTCVNAYSGPNCETPPTIDVCSSIPCLNGGLCTSTSTGYVCECVNSYSGINCETPPAGGFCSSNPCINGGNCIGYSFGYFCECSNAFTGINCETAPTPSGECLNAPCINGGTCITSGNWYMCICPPDYMGDRCETGGTMPCANFPCLNGGSCTNVDTNTYICACLPDYSGTNCEIDNTPTLPCDSSPCINGGLCSSIGSSFYSCTCPTNYSGTNCETYTPPTGEGECARAPCQNGGLCQTSGTWYICMCPPEYIGYDCQTPTDGSAACNSMPCLNGGTCTNVGTSSFSCDCQMYYSGTTCDVYTPPTSACSSNPCRNGGLCTSIEPTSYMCDCAINYSGSNCETYTPPTDGECSRGPCQNGGTCMTSGTWYTCTCTSSYEGYNCDTPTGVTDPCSNSLCQNGATCIVNGDSYNCACLADYEGTYCDVYNPGTNACSTSPCRNGATCAIVGFSYMCTCMNGYEGTNCETFNPGEVFSCAPNPCVNNGVCTPSGNSYVCNCLPGYTGYNCDQ; encoded by the exons ATGAAAATGGTAAAGTTGGTCGCAATATCTGTTACGATATTGGTTCTCACCTCACAAG ttttatgtCAAGAATCCGTGTCATATTTTGGAAAGTTCATCGGTAACTTTGTCCAACTAGCCCACAACGTACAAGGCAGTGTATATGCCATTGACGACCGGACACTTTGGATTCGCGGGTTTAGCTACGATGGTACAGCTCCAG ATGCATTTCTCTGGGCTGGTACGACAGACCAACCCAGTGCTCAAGGGGAAATTATCCCGAAGGAAGATGGAAG TACGACGGTGAGGTTAGGCGCATATACGAACCAGGATATTGTCATATCATTGGAATCAGGAAAGGTTATTTCTGGTTACAGATGGATTTCTGTTTGGTGTCGAAGTTTTACG GTAAACTTTGGCCATGTGTACATTCCAGTCGGATTTCAAGCCCCCTCTCAACGTTCACTTGGAGTACTTGGATTTACTCCAAGAGTTTATAATGTTAGAGCCGATGATGTCATAATAGTAGACAGCAAAACCATTCGGTTTGAAAATTTAGACTACGATGGACGGGCTCCAg CTGCATACTTCTGGGCTGGAAACGGACTCCCTAGCACAAGTGGATTTAGAGTTCCAGACGAAGATGGAGA TGTGTCTCAAACTATACGTGCATATTCAGGCGAAACTATTACTATCACCTTAACTGGTGGAAACACTGTTTTTGACATTGATTATATTGGTCTTTGGTGCGAAGCAGCACGTGTAAACTTTGGTCATGTACTTATTCCAGACATGGCTCAATTAAACGTACCACCATCGTATGTTGTG GAACAGAACTGTGAGCAGTTGAATGATAACCTGCAAGTGCTATGGACCATCGACAATAATATAGTGAACTTCCAGTTGAAAGGAATTGTAGAAGTTGATGAATACATGTCGTTTGGTATCAGTGGTTCGACTACAAGTACTTCAATGATTGGATCAGATGTTGCTGTCACCTGGTTTGATGGACAGGGTGCACAAGCAGTAGATTACAATATAAATTCTTATGCACAG tgTTCAGGTGGATTTGGTGCTTGTCCAGATCTGTCCTCCAGTAGTAGAGGTGCAAATGATTTAACAGGTATATCTGGAAATGTTGAAGATGGTGTGACCAGTATTTTATATTCCAGGTTACTGAATACAG GAGATGCAACTGATAAAATAATTCCAACATCAGGGGAAACCTATGTGTCTTGGGCTATTGGACCAATAAACAGCGATGGCTTAGCTGCAAGACATTCAGTTGCAACAGAAG TAAATCTTCCATCCAACAGTGGGAAAACGATAAACTTCGGTCGATCGCCATCCAGTACCTGTACTGCTCTCATTGGACCTGATCTGCGAGTTGATGGTTGGGACGAACAGACCATTAGCCAAAGTGTAACTAACTTCCAAGCTGTGATTGGGCCCAATGGAGGTAACAAAGGCTACAATTATATAACAG GAAATGTCGGATGGGGAATCTCATGGTACATCAACGGGTTGCTTATTCCACGTCTAACATTGACACGTGGAACAACATACACATTTACAGTAAACGGAGGAAATGACCCAAGTAACAATGCAGACTACCATCCATTTTATCTTACTAATGATCCAGCCGGTGGGTATGCTGCTATATCAGCTTCGGAACAG gcaaTGCAACAAATATATGCAGGTCCAACga CTGGTCCTATCTGTAAATACGTAAGCTCAAATGGAATGGATCAAAGTGAACAGTCGGATACCTTCCAAGACTACGCTAACACATTGTCACTAGACTGTGATCAAACAGGTACAATTATGATGTTTACACCAGATGGAAATACACCAGACAAAATTTACTATCAG TGTTATACTCATCGATATCTAGGATGGGAAATAGACGTTGTTGATCCAG GATGCGCTACATCACCTTGTATGAATGGTGGTCTATGTCTTCCGACTACAAATGGGTACTTTTGTGTCTGCCCAGCAAGCTACAGTGGTGTCAACTGCGAGATAGCTGGTCCGTGTGCCAATAATCCTTGCTTAAATGGTGGAATGTGCACGCCAATAGGAACGTCATATCAGTGCTCCTGTATGCCTGGATTCAGTGGCAGCAACTGTGAACAAG TTGACATAACTCCTTGTGGTCAGATTCCTTGTATGAATGGAGGAACGTGCACAAATTTAGGTACAACTAGTTACATTTGCAGCTGTCCCACATCCTACTACGGTCAGAATTGTGAACTTGTGAATCCATGTAGTGTAAACCCATGTCTTGGTGGAGGAACATGTGTCGCCGACGGCTCCTCATACACTTGCATTTGCCCTGTGGGGCTAAGTGGAAGTAATTGCCAAGATA cTACTCCTACTGCTTGCGACTCATCACCCTGCATAAACTTTGGAACATGTAATGCAATAGTTGGAGGATATTTCTGCACGTGTGTTCTTGGTTACGTTGGAGTTAACTGTGAGCAAC CTGCTTCTTGTGAACAGGGTTACTGTTTGAATGGAGGACAATGTTCGTTTGACCTCCCAACCGCTACTGCCACTTGCTTCTGTAATAGTGGATTTACTGGTACTCGATGTGAAACAG CATTCATAGGATGTAACACTTCACCTTGCCAAAATGGAGGAATGTGTTTAGAGCAACAATCCACTGCTTCCTATTTCTGCTTATGTCAAAATGGTTATAGTGGCACGAATTGCGAAATAGCACCAGTTGACCTCTGTACACCTAGCCCTTGTTTAAATGGAGGTATTTGTCAGTCTTTGTCTACTACGGAGTATCTGTGCCTGTGTCAGTCAGGCTATACAGGCACTACATGTGAACAAT tTAACTTCTGTGCTAATTCACCGTGTCTGAATGGAGGATTGTGTACAAGTACTACCACCGGATACTTCTGCACATGCGTCAATTCATACTCTGGAGCAAACTGTGAAATTTCACCAACAA CTAATTTCTGTGCGAATTCGCCGTGTCTAAATGGAGGGGGTTGTACAAGTACTTCATCCGAATACTTCTGCACATGCGTCAATTCATACTCCGGAGCAAACTGTGAAATTCCACCAACAA CTAATTTTTGTGCGAATTCGCCGTGTCTAAATGGAGGGGGTTGTACAAGTACTTCATCCGGATACTTCTGCACATGCGTCAATTCATACTCCGGAGCAAACTGTGAAATTCCACCAACAA CTAATTTCTGTGCGAATTCGCCGTGTCTAAATGGAGGGGGTTGTACAAGTACTTCATCCGGATACTTCTGCACATGCGTCAATTCATACTCCGGAGCAAACTGTGAAACACCACCAACAA CTAATTTCTGTGCCAATTCACCGTGTCTAAATGGAGGGGGTTGTACAAGTACTTCAACTGGATACTTCTGCACATGCGTCAATTCATACTCTGGAGCAAACTGTGAAATACCACCAACCA CTAATTTCTGTGCGAATTCGCCGTGTCTGAACGGAGGGATTTGTACAAGTACTTCAAATGGATACTTCTGCACATGCGTCAATGCATACTCTGGACCTAACTGTGAAACCCCACCAACCA TTGACGTCTGTTCCAGTATACCATGTCTTAATGGCGGCCTCTGTACTAGTACTTCTACAGGTTATGTTTGCGAATGCGTTAATTCGTACTCTGGAATAAATTGTGAAACACCACCGGCCG GTGGTTTCTGTTCAAGTAATCCGTGTATAAATGGAGGAAATTGCATTGGCTATTCTTTTGGATATTTCTGCGAATGCAGCAATGCTTTCACTGGAATCAATTGTGAGACAGCACCAACTC CCTCTGGCGAGTGCCTCAATGCCCCTTGCATAAATGGTGGAACTTGTATAACATCTGGGAATTGGTACATGTGTATCTGCCCGCCTGATTATATGGGAGACCGGTGTGAAACAG gagGTACTATGCCATGTGCCAACTTTCCATGTCTTAACGGTGGTTCATGTACCAATGTGGACACTAATACTTACATATGCGCATGCTTGCCAGACTACTCCGGCACAAACTGTGAAATAGATAACACACCAA CTCTTCCATGTGACAGCAGCCCATGTATAAATGGGGGATTGTGTTCAAGCATCGGTTCTTCCTTCTACAGTTGTACATGCCCTACTAACTATTCGGGAACGAATTGTGAAACTTATACGCCACCAACAG GAGAGGGTGAATGCGCACGAGCTCCTTGTCAGAACGGTGGATTGTGCCAAACCTCAGGGACATGGTACATCTGTATGTGTCCTCCGGAGTATATTGGTTATGACTGTCAAACGCCAACCG ATGGGTCAGCGGCTTGCAATTCTATGCCATGTCTGAATGGTGGTACATGTACAAATGTTGGCACATCATCATTTAGCTGTGATTGTCAAATGTATTACTCTGGTACTACCTGTGATGTATATACGCCACCAA CATCAGCATGCTCCAGTAACCCTTGTCGTAACGGTGGATTGTGTACATCTATTGAACCTACCAGTTACATGTGCGATTGTGCAATCAACTACTCGGGAAGCAACTGTGAAACATACACGCCACCTACCG ATGGAGAGTGCTCTCGAGGTCCCTGCCAAAATGGTGGTACATGTATGACATCGGGCACGTGGTACACATGTACCTGTACCTCATCCTATGAAGGATATAATTGCGACACACCCACTG GCGTCACGGATCCGTGCTCCAATTCTCTATGTCAAAATGGTGCCACTTGTATAGTTAATGGAGATAGCTACAACTGCGCATGCTTGGCAGACTATGAGGGAACGTATTGTGATGTCTATAACCCAG GTACTAATGCTTGTTCAACCTCCCCATGCCGTAATGGCGCCACCTGTGCCATTGTTGGATTTAGCTATATGTGTACGTGTATGAATGGGTACGAGGGAACTAACTGTGAAACATTTAACCCAG GTGAAGTGTTCTCTTGTGCGCCGAATCCTTGTGTAAACAATGGTGTTTGCACTCCTTCTGGGAATTCATATGTTTGCAACTGCTTGCCAGGATATACAGGTTATAATTGTGACCAGTAG